The DNA region CGTCGCCGATGAGCGCAAAAGGTCCCACCGGGATGTCTCCACCGAACTCGTCGGCGATCATCGTGAGTACGCACGGGATGGGCTCGCCGCGCGCGGCCCACGCCGTGGCGTAAGTGGAGTGGGTGTGGACCACACCCCCGACCTCGGGCATGTGGCGATAGACATAGGCGTGAGCAGCGGTGTCCGATGACGGGGCGAGAACCCCGTCGATGAGATTGCCGTGCAGATCACACACCACCATGTCGTCGGGCGTCAACGAGTCATAGTCGGCACCTGAGGGTTTGATGACCATCAGATCCTGATCGGGAACCCGGGCGGACACGTTACCGGCTGTCCAGATGACCAGCTCGTAGTGCGTCAGTTGCGAATGCAGATCGCAGACCTGGCGACGCAGTCCGGCGATGACCCGGTCGATATCGGAGGTGATGGTCATGAGGTGGGCTCCATAGCGGTTTCCGGTGATCCGATACGCCGGAGTCGGCGCATCATGTCGTTGCCGCGACCGAACCAGTCGTAGGCGGTGACGTACTCGCGGTAGAGCTGTTCGTAGGCAGCAACATTGGCAGGAATCGGGGTGTAGGCGTTGCGGTGCCGCCGGCCCATTTGTTTGGCCGCGGTGCGCACATCGCTGAATTCGCCTGCTGCCGTTGCGGCGTGGATGGCCGAGCCCAGCGCGGGAGCCTGCGTGGACGGCACCACCGACAGAGGCAGTCCGACAGCGTCGGCGTAGATCTGCATGAGTAGCTTGTTCTTCAACAGCCCGCCGGCGACCACCAACTCGGTCACCGGGACGCCGTTGGCGACGAACGTCTCCACGATCATCCGGGTGCCGAACGCGGTGGCCTCCAGCAGCGCCCGGTACATGTCGACACAGGTGGTCGCCAACGTCTGCCCGATCATCACGCCCGACAGTTCGTGATCGACGAGTACCGAGCGGTTTCCGCTGTGCCAGTCGAGCGCGACGAGTCCGTGTTCGCCGACCTGTTGGCGACCGGCAAGCTCGGTCAGATACTCATGAAGCGACAGATCTCGACGACGCGCCTCGACCTGATGGCTCTCCGGGACGCAGTTGTCGACGAACCAGCCGAAGATGTCTCCGACCCCTGACTGCCCTGCTTCGTATCCCCAACTGCCCGTTCCTATTCCGCCGTCGACCACGCCACACATCCCGGGCACCTCACGCAGCACCTCGGCGTTCATCACATGGCAGGTCGAGGTTCCCATGATCGCCACCAGTTGCCCTGACTCCATCGCGTCGGCCGCCGCGACGGTGACGTGGGCGTCGACGTTGCCGACGGCGACGGGGATCCCGCTCGGCAGTCCGGTCCACTGGGCCGCCTGCTCGGTCAGATACCCGGCCCGCTCCCCCAGTTGGCCGATCGGGTGATCCAGTTTGTCGGTGACGAAGCCGGCGAACTCCGGGCGCACCGATGCGAGAAACTCCCGGGACGGATACCGGCCGTCCTGGCGGATTCCTTTGTAACCGGCACTGCAGGCATTGCGGACATAACTGCCCGACAGCTGCCAGACGATCCAGTCCGCCGCTTCCACGAAGTGGTCCATGGCGTGGTAGACCGCCGGGTCCTCGTCGAGGATCTCCAGCGCCTTCGCGAACTCCCATTCACTCGAGATCAACCCGCCGTAGCGCGCAAGCCAATACTCTCGCCGCTGTGCGGCAACGGCATTGATTCGATCGGCCTGAGGCTGAGGGGAATGGTGACGCCACAGCTTGACGTAGGCATGTGGGCGATCGTGGAACTCCTCGAGATCGGAGAGCGGGGTTCCATCGGCGCGCACCGGCACCATCGTGCAGGCCGTGAAATCGGTACCGATCCCGACGATGTCAGTGGGATCAACACCTGCCCGCACGACGGCCTCCGGCACGGCGGTGCGCAGCACATCGAGGTAGTCGCCAGGCATCTGCAGCGCCCACTGCGGCGGAAGCCGGACTTCGCTTCCGGGAAGCCTTTCGGTGATCACACCGTGCGCATAGGAGTGCTCGGCACTGGCGAGTTCCCGGCCGTCGCTGACGCGCACGACCAGTGCCCTACCTGAAAGGGTGCCGAAATCGACTCCCACTGTGTACTTCTCGCCACTCACAGCGCCTCCTCGTGCATTGCAGTGCTGTCACGGATGATCAGTTGAGGGGGCAGGAGCGGCACACTGGCAGTCGACCCGTCCAGCGTCGCCATGACGAGGTCGATCGCGCGCTGACCGATCGCCTGGAAGTCCTGGCGGACGGTGGTCAGAGCGGGATTGAGGTATCCCGCTTCGGGGATGTCGTCGAATCCGACGACGCTGATGTCGCCCGGGACCGACAGGCTCGCTTCGGCGAACGCGTGGAGAACCCCGATGGCCATCTGGTCGTTGGCCACGAAAACGGCTGTCGCTTCTCCTCGGCGCACCAGCTCGCGACCGATCTCGTATCCGCGGGCAGGGGTCCAGTCCCCCTCCCAGAATTCCCGGGGGGCAAGTCCGGCACCACGCATCGCTTCCTCGTAACCGGTGCAGCGGCCCTTTGCCTCTGTCCAGTTCATCGGTCCGGCAACGTGGTCGATGGCCCGGTGCCCCAACTCGATGAGGTGCTGGGTGGCTTGTCGGGCACCGCCGATCTGGTCCACACCGACGCTGAGCCCGCGTCCCGACAGATCGCCTTCGACGACGATCAGCGGCAACCCCGCGTCGGCGGAGTGCACGACCGCCAGCGCGTCCTCCTGGGCGGCGATCATCACGATCGCCTCGACCGATTGCCGCGCCAGGTGATCGAGCGCGTCACGCAGCGTCTCCAGGGTGACCTCGGCCAGCGGCACCAGACTGGAGAAGTAACCTGCTGCCCGGGCGGCCTCCTGCACCGACCGCTGGATGCTCGAGGGTCCGTACAGCGCGCTGTTGGTGCCGACGATCCCGATGATTCCGGACCGTCGCGTCACCAGGGCCCGGGCGGCCGTGTTGGGTCGGTACCCGAGTTCCTCGATGGCCTGCTGGACTCTGGCCTTCGTCTCCGGCCGAATGCTGGCGGATCCGTTGATGACTCGCGACACCGTTTGGTGACTGACGCCTGCAAGTCGTGCGACGTCCGCCATCACGGGCTTCGCTGTGATCGGCTGGGCTGGCTGGCTGCTCATCCGGGCTTCCTCACCACTAGTCGTTGCACCAGGACGAATATCAGCAAGAGCACTCCTGTCATGATCCGGGTCTAGTACGAGTCGAGGTTCGCCGCGGTGACGAAAGTCTGAATGGTGCCCAGCACGAGCACCCCGACCACCGAGCCGAGCACGAAGCCGACGCCGCCGGAGAGCAGCACACCACCGATGACCGCCGCCGCGATGGCGTCGAGCTCCAGACCGACACCGTTGAGGCTGTATCCGGACAGCTTCTGGGCCGCCAGCAGCAGTCCGGCCAGGGCGGCACAGAGTCCACTGATCGCGTAGACCGAGACTCGTGACCGGGACGCGTTGAGCCCCATCAGCTGTGCGGAATGCCGGTTGCCTCCGACGGCGTACACCGTGCGGCCGAAACGGGTCTGGTGCAGGACATAAACGGCGATCACCACGACGGCGAGGGCGATCACCACAGTCCAGCGGATGAACTTGTCCTCGTAGAGATAGACGTAGTTCAACCCGACCTCACGGAGCACCGGATCGTTGATCGGCAGCGTGTCCACGCTGATCACGTAACACAGCCCGCGCGCCAGGAACATTCCGGCGAGGGTGACGATGAACGGTTGGACGTCGAAATACTCGATGACCAGGCCCATCATCAGGCCGAGGGTGGGTCCCACCACCAGCACGGTGCCCACGGCCAACGGCATCGGCCAGCCCGCCTGCAAGGTGGTGGCCACGATCACGGTGGACAGCGCCACCACCGAACCCACGCTCAGGTCGATACCACCGGTGAGGAGTACGAACGTCATCCCGACCGCGAGCACGATCAGATAGGCGTTGTCCACCAGAAGGTTCAGGAACACCTGGGCGGGGCTGGCGAAGTCGTAGCGGGTGATGACCGCGGAGAACATCACGACGAACAGCACCAACGAGGCCAACGGCGACAGGTAGCGCCCCCGGGCACGCTGCATCAGGTCTGTGGCGACGACACGAGGTCTCATCGCGGTCCGAGTGCTCATGTTGGGCTCATTTCATCGCCACCGCGGACGTCGACGACGTCGGTCCGGTTGCGGGCTCGGGGATCGAAAGCGGCATCGCTGCCGGTGCCGACCCAGGAGCCGAGTTGCCGGGTTGGCTGGTGGGTCGGGATCGGCGCCGCGAGAACATCTGCCGGAACTTGGGTGCCTGAAGCAGACAGACGGCGATGACCACCAGCGCTTTGAACACCAGCGTGGTCTCGGGGGTGATCCCCACGGTGTACACCGTCGTCGTCAGAGTTTGGATGATCAAGGCGCCCAGGATGGTTCCGGTCAGACTGAACCGTCCACCCAGCAGTGATGTGCCGCCGATGACGACCGCCAGGATGGCGTCCATCTCGATCCACAGCCCCGCGTTGTTGGCGTCGGCTGCCGAGATGTTGGACGCGATCATCAGACCGGCGACCCCGGCGCACAACGCGCAGAAGACGTACACCGCAAAAACGATCGATCGGTACCGCACACCCGCGAGCCGACTGGCATCGGGGTTGATACCGACGGACTCGAGCAGCATGCCCAGCGCGGTGCGCCGGACCAACAGCCCCACCAGCACGAACACCGACAGACTCACCAGGATCGCCACCGGTAGTCCGAAGGCGTAACCGGCCCCGAGCACCTTGAACGGTGCGCTGGTGACCGTGACGATCTGGCCGTCGGTGATGAACAGCGCGATTCCGCGGCCTGCCGTCATCAGGACCAGCGTGGCGATGATCGGCTGGACCCCGAACACCGAGACCAGCATTCCGTTCCACAGCCCCAGGCCCACGGCGACACCGAGTGCGATGCCCATCGCGGTGATGACGGTGCCCGCACCGGCCGGATCCGCGGCTGAAGCGATGTGGGCACACGCCAGCGCGCCGCTGACCGCCACCACCGCACCGACGGACAGATCGATTCCGCGCGACGCGATCACCAGTGTCATGCCGAGCGCCACCAGCATGGTGGGCGCGCCGTTGCGCAGAATGTCGATGAGGCTGCCGAAGAGGTGGCCGTCCTGCACGCGGATGCTCAGGAAGCTGGGTGTCAGAACAACATTCACAGCCAGCAGCGCCGCCAGCGCCAACGCCGGCCACACCAGCGGTGACGCGGTCAGTTTCTTGATCACTGCTCACTCCCCCCGGCGATGAGCGCGGTCAGTTCCCGCACAGTGCACTCCGTGCCGACCTCGGCGATGCAGTGCCCCTCTCGCAGAACCGCGATCCGATCGCTGATCCGCGCGACCTCGTCGAGCTCAGCGGAGATGAACACCACCCCCATGCCGTCGGTCGCCAGATCGGCGACCAGCTTCTGGATCTGTGCCTTGGCACCCACGTCGATGCCCCTGGTGGGTTCGTCGAGGATGAACAGCTGCGGCTCGGTGATCAACCACCGCGCAAGCAGTACCTTCTGCTGGTTGCCGCCGCTGAGGTTCTTCACCAGCGCCCACGGATCGCGGGGCCGGATGTCGAGGGCCTCCATGTAGCGACCCACCAGATCGTCTTTGGTCTTCTTCGACAGCGGCCGCGCGAACCCGCGTCGGGCCTGCAGTGCCAGGACCAGGTTGTCGCGGATGGTGAGCTCGCCGATGATCCCCTCGCCCTTGCGGTCTTCGGAGGAGAACGCGAAACCTTTGGCGATCGCGGCGCGCGGGGAACGCACCGACGCCGCCTTGCCGTTGACGGTCACCCGGCCGCTGCTCGCCCGGTCGGCACCGAAGAGCAAGCGCGCCAACTCGGTTCGGCCCGATCCCAGCAGACCTGCCAGGCCAACCACCTCGCCGCGGTGAACCTGGAAGTCCACCGGATGAACCGCAGGCGGGCGCGCGATGCCCTGTGCGCTGAGAATCGTCTCACCGGCAGCGACGCTGTCCGCGGCGACGGTGTCCCTGATCTCCTCCAGTAGATCGAGTTCGTGGCCGAGCATCGCGGCCACCAGCTTCACTCTGTCCAGCGCCGCCGTCGGGTATTCGCCGACCAGACGACCGTTGCGCAGGACCGTCATTCGATCGGATATCTCGTAGACCTGGTCGAGGAAATGGGAGACGAAGAGAATCGCCGTGGCACCGTCGCGCAGGCGTCGCATCACGCGGAACAGTTCGGCGACCTCGTCGGCGTCGAGGCTCGACGTCGGCTCGTCGAGGATCAGCACCCGCGCAGATACCGCCGTCGCGCGGGCAATCGCGACAAGCTGCTGAAGGGCGATCGGGTGGGCGCCCAGGGTTGAGCTGGGATCGATGGTCAGATCGAGGTCGCCGAGCAGCTCCGCCGCCCGACGGTTCATCGCGCGGTAGTCGATACGCCCCAGCCGGCGCGGTTCTCGGCCCAACAGGATGTTCTCTGCGACAGTCAGATTGGTGCAGAGGTTCACCTCTTGGTAGACGGTGCTGATGCCTGACTCCTGCGCCTGGCGCGGGCCGGTGAAGCGCTGTTCGACGCCGTCGACGGTGATGCTGCCGGAGTCGATGTCGTAGACGCCGGTGAGCGCTTTAATCAGGGTCGATTTGCCGGCGCCGTTCTCACCCATCAGGGCGTGGATCTCGCCAGGCAGCAGCCGGAAGTCGACGCCGTCGAGGGCCTTCACACCCGGGAAGTCGATGGTGACCGCGCGCATCTGGACCACCGCGGCGTCGCTACGCCCGGAGACCGGTGCTGTCATCGAGGAGTCCTTAGGTAGTGGTTGATGCCGCCCGGGCCGCAAGGGGTCCGGTCCGGGCGGCATCAACGGTTCGTGTTTCAGTACTTGCGATCGGGCAGTACCGCGGCCGCGTGCTGCTGGTCGAAGGTCTCATCCGGGGTCACCACGCGGGTCGGGACCTCTTCACCGGCGACCACCTTCTCGGCCAAGGTCATCAACTCGGGGCCGAGCAGCGGATTGCACTCCACGATGAAATTGAACTTGCCGTCGGCGAGAGCCTGCATACCGTCGCGGGTGGCATCGATGGCCACGATCTTGATGTCCTGACCCGGTGTCATTCCGGCCGCCTCGATGGCTTCCATCGCCCCGAGCGCCATGTCATCGTTCTGCGCGAAGACCAGGTCGATCGCCGGGTTGGCCTTGAGAAAGGCCTCCATCACCTGCTTGCCGCCCGAACGGGTGAAATCACCGGTCTGCGAAGAGATCACCGTGAGCTTGGGGTCCGCAGCGATCGCCTCGGCGAAGCCCGAACTGCGTTCCATCGCCGGGTCCGAACCGGTCGTGCCCTCGAGTTGAACGATGTTGACCGGCCCTGGGGCCGACGCATACTCCTTGACCACCCACTCGCCCGCCCACTGCCCTTCCCGGACGAAGTCCGCCCCGACGAAGGTCTTGTAGACGTCGGGTTCCTGGGTGTCGACGGCACGATCGGTGAGGATGACGGGAATCGCGGCATTTTTGGCTTCCAGCAGGACGGCGTCCCATCCGGTGCGCACCACCGGGCTGAACGCGATCACATCAACACGCTGCTGGATGAACGAGCGGATCGCAGAGATCTGGTTCTCCTGCTCGCCGTTGGCGTCGGAGAATTTGAGGTCGATGTCGGCGTCCTGCGCAGCGTCCTGGATGGACGTCGTGTTCGCGGTGCGCCACCCACTCTCGGCGCCCACCTGAGAGAAGCCCATCGTGATCTGCCCGTCACCAGACCCCTCGCCGTCACCGCCGCCCGGGGCGGGTCCGCTGCCGCACGCGGCCAGCGCGCCCACGGTCACGATGCCGATCACCGAAGAGAGAAATCTATTCACGACTGCTCCTTAATAGTGTCTGTTTGCCCAGTTCAAGCCCGTGCCGGATCAGGTTCGGCAGGCCGCGGAAGATGCGGGAAACGATGTGACCGGCATTACACCTTCCGGATGTTAACGCTCACATCGAACCGCTGTCAACGATTTTGTTAGCGCTCACATTTGTTGGCGTGAAGTCTTGACAAGGCCGTGAGGAGAGTCACAAGATCGTTGATGTTAACGCTCACATCACCTGCGGCCCGCCGCGCGGGATCCGCGATGTCGAGCAAGCCAAACCGGAGGATTTCATGCGCAAGAGCTTTGTTCGCGTCGTGGGTGCACTGGCCGCGGTAGCCGTACTCACCAGCGTCGGCTGCGGCCGTTCGACACCGACCGAGGCCGCCCAGAGCGGTGGCGAGCGCACGGGCACCGTCGGCATCGCGATGCCGACCAAGTCGTCCGAGCGCTGGGTCGCCGACGGGGACAACATGGCCGAGCAGTTCCAATCGCTCGGCTACGAGACCGACCTGCAGTACGGCGACGACGTGGTGCAGAACCAGGTGTCGCAGGTCGAGAACATGATCACCAAGGGCGTCCGGGTCCTCGTCATCGCACCCATCGACGGCTCGTCACTGACCAACACCCTGCAGCGCGCTGCCGATGCCGGCATTCCGGTCGTCAGCTACGACCGGTTGATTCGTGGGTCCGAAAACGTCGACTACTACGCGACATTCGACAATTTCCAGGTCGGGGTCCTGCAGGCGTCCTACATCGTCGACACCCTCGGTCTGGAACAGAACGAGGGACCGTTCACCGTCGAACTATTCGCCGGGTCTCCCGACGACAACAACGCGACCTTCTTCTTCGACGGCGCGATGAGCGTGCTTCAGCCCTACATCGACAGCGGCAAGCTTGTCATCAGGAGCGGTCAGACGTCGTTCGACCAGGTGGCCACGCTGCGCTGGGACGGCGGGCTCGCTCAGTCACGGATGGACAACCTGCTGAGCCGTTCCTACACCAGCGGTCGGTTGGATGCCGTGCTGTCCCCGTACGACGGCATGTCCCTCGGGATAATCTCCGCGTTGAAGAGCTCCGGTTACGGCACGCCCGCCAATCCGCTGCCGGTCGTCACCGGACAGGACGCCGAGTTGGCGTCGGTGAAGTCGATCATCGCCGGCGAGCAGACCCAGACTGTCTTCAAGGACACCCGCGAGCTCGCGAAAGCCGCCGTGCAAATGGCTGATTCGCTGCTCACCGGCGGTTCGCCGGAGGTCAACGACACCAACACCTACGACAATGGGACGAAGGTGGTGCCGGCGTATCTCCTCGAGCCGGTCAGCGTGGACAAGAACAACTACCAGAACGCCCTCGTCGAGTCCGGGTACTACACCGCGGCACAGGTCGCCTGATGGACCGCACCGCCGCGCCACTACTCGAGATGCGGGACATCACCAAACGATTCGGCAACGTGACGGCCTTGTCCGAGGTCAACCTGACCGTGCACCGGGGTGAGATCCACGCGATCTGCGGTGAGAACGGCGCCGGAAAGTCGACGCTGATGAAGGTGCTCAGCGGGATCTATCCGCACGGCAGCTACTCCGGTGAGATCGTCTTCGACGGTCGGCCAGGCGATTTCAAGGACATCCGATCCAGTGAACGCCGCGGCATCGGGATCATCCACCAGGAACTCGCACTGGCCCCGGTGCTGTCCATCGCCGAGAACATCTTCCTCGGCAACGAGCACGCCTCGGCGGGGGTGATCAGCTGGCACGAGACCATGACCCACGCTCAACAACTGCTCGATCGGGTGGGTCTGAGCGAGAGCCCCCGTACTCGCATCTCCGACATCGGCGTCGGCAAGCAACAGCTCGTCGAGATCGCCAAAGCGCTGTCCAAGAAGGTGCAGCTACTCATCCTCGACGAGCCGACCGCAGCCCTCAACGACGAGGACAGCCGCCATCTGCTCGACCTGATCGTCGAGCTCAGAGGCCAGGGTCTGACCTGCATCATCATCTCGCACAAGCTCAATGAGGTGATGCGCGTCGCCGACAACATCACGATCCTGCGCGATGGCCGCACCATCGAGACTCGCGCTGTTGAGCATGAGCTCACCGAAGAGCACATCATCCGGGGCATGGTGGGCCGCGACATGGTCGACCGCTTCCCGGAGCGGTCGACTCACCCCATCGGCGAAGTCACCTTCGCCATCAACGACTGGACCGTGTTCCACCCACTCGATCAGCAGCGCAAGGTCGTCGACGATGTCTCCATCAACGTCCGGCGTGGTGAGATCGTCGGCTTGGCCGGGTTGATGGGAGCGGGCCGCACCGAGCTCGCAATGAGTGTCTTCGGCCGCAGCTACGGCAAGAAGGCCGGCGGAACGGTTTTCAAAGATGGACAAGAGATTCAGACGCGCACGGTGTCTGAAGCAATCGCGCATCGCATCGCCTACGCCACCGAGGACCGAAAGCACTATGGGCTCAACCTGATGGACGACATCGCCCGCAGCGTGACTCTGGCGTCGCTACCCAAGGTGAGCAGGATGTCGATCATCAACGAGCACGAAGAGACCGTCGTCGCCGAGCGGTTCCGAAAGGACATGCGCATCAAGGCGCAGTCGGTGAAGGCCACCACGGGAAACCTGTCGGGCGGCAACCAGCAGAAGGTGGTGCTCAGCAAGTGGATCTTCGCGGACCCGGACGTGCTGATCCTCGACGAACCCACCCGCGGCATCGACGTCGGTGCCAAGTACGAGATCTACATGATCATCAATTCTCTTGCTGCGCAGGGAAAGGCGGTCATCGTGATCTCCTCCGAACTCCCGGAGCTGATCGGCATGTGTGACCGCATATACACCCTCAACGAGGGTCGTCTCACCGGTGAGGTGGCACGCGAGGACGCCGCGCAGGAGACGTTGATGCGCTACATGATGAAGGGACGCACTTAGATGACCGCCTCTCCCACGGTGAGCACACCGGCCGACGCACCGGCGCCGCCGCCATCGGATTCGCCCGTCGCACGACTGCGAACGGCGCTGCAGGGCAACTTCCGGCAGTACGGCATGGTCGTCGCGCTGCTCCTGATCGTGCTGCTCTTCCAGGTTCTGACCGACGGCATTCTGCTCAAGCCGCTCAACGTCACCAACATCGTTCAGCAGAACGGCTACATTCTGATCCTCGCGATCGGAATGGTCATCGTGATCATCTCGGGACACATCGATCTGTCGGTGGGATCCATCGCCGGATTCGTCGGCGCCATGTCGGCGGTGTTGATGATCACCCACGACATGCCCTGGCCCGTCGCCGTGGTGCTCTGCCTGCTTCTGGGTGCACTGATCGGCGCGTGGCAGGGTTTCTGGATCGCCTACGTCGGCATTCCGTCGTTCATCGTGACGCTGGCCGGGATGCTGGTGTTCCGCGGGGCAACCCAGTACCTGTTGGAGGGGCAGTCGATCGCGCCCTTCCCGAGTAGTTTCGGTCAGGTCAGCAGCGGGTTCCTTCCCGAGATCGGCGGCAGCAGCCTCTACCACTGGCCGACCATGATCCTCGGTGCGGTTGTCACGATCGCGGCTCTGTGGCAACAGGTTCGACAGCGAAGGACGCAGTCACACTACGGATTCGACGTCCTGCCGGTGGGTTGGTTCGCCGCGAAGTGCGCGGCGATCGTCGTGGCGCTCGCCGCATTCACCCTCCTTCTCGCCAGCTATCGAGGGGTGCCGGTCGTCGGCATCGTCCTGGTGGTCGCGTTCGTCATCTACGCCTTCGTCATGCGCTCGACCGTGTTCGGGCGGCAGGTCTACGCGGTCGGCGGCAACGTGGCAGCCGCGAGGCTGTCCGGTGTGAAGACCAAGCGGGTGACGTTCCTGGTTTTTGTGAACATGGGTCTGCTCTCCGCGCTGGCCGGACTGCTGTTCGCCGCGCGACTGAATTCCGCCACTCCGCAGGCGGGTATCGGGATGGAGTTGGAGGCGATCGCCGCCGCGTTCATCGGCGGCGCGTCGGCCAACGGTGGCGTCGGGACGGTGTTCGGGGCCATCATCGGCGGTTTTGTCCTCGGTGTGCTGAACAACGGAATGTCGCTGATCGGTATCGGCAGCGACGTGCAGCAGGTGATCAAAGGACTGGTCCTGCTGGCCGCGGTCGGATTCGACGTCTACAACAAGAAGAAGGGCGGATCCTGACATGCCGGGCGGAGGCATCGCGGATCGCTTCGAACATGACATCGTGACATTCATGCGTAGCTGGGCACCCTACGGCGGACCTCCCGCCGACGAGGTACTACCCGAGTTCGGGCTGACACGAGATCAACTGGTGCACCGCTATCAGCAGATCGTCACCACCGAGATCGCACGTCGGGAACAGGAGCGGCGCCACCAACCCTGGTTGGCGCTGCGCCGGGCCGGCCTCCACGAGGAAGGGCAGCAGTCGGCGCGATGACACCCAC from Mycobacterium sp. DL includes:
- the mmsA gene encoding multiple monosaccharide ABC transporter ATP-binding protein; this translates as MDRTAAPLLEMRDITKRFGNVTALSEVNLTVHRGEIHAICGENGAGKSTLMKVLSGIYPHGSYSGEIVFDGRPGDFKDIRSSERRGIGIIHQELALAPVLSIAENIFLGNEHASAGVISWHETMTHAQQLLDRVGLSESPRTRISDIGVGKQQLVEIAKALSKKVQLLILDEPTAALNDEDSRHLLDLIVELRGQGLTCIIISHKLNEVMRVADNITILRDGRTIETRAVEHELTEEHIIRGMVGRDMVDRFPERSTHPIGEVTFAINDWTVFHPLDQQRKVVDDVSINVRRGEIVGLAGLMGAGRTELAMSVFGRSYGKKAGGTVFKDGQEIQTRTVSEAIAHRIAYATEDRKHYGLNLMDDIARSVTLASLPKVSRMSIINEHEETVVAERFRKDMRIKAQSVKATTGNLSGGNQQKVVLSKWIFADPDVLILDEPTRGIDVGAKYEIYMIINSLAAQGKAVIVISSELPELIGMCDRIYTLNEGRLTGEVAREDAAQETLMRYMMKGRT
- the mmsB gene encoding multiple monosaccharide ABC transporter permease, with product MTASPTVSTPADAPAPPPSDSPVARLRTALQGNFRQYGMVVALLLIVLLFQVLTDGILLKPLNVTNIVQQNGYILILAIGMVIVIISGHIDLSVGSIAGFVGAMSAVLMITHDMPWPVAVVLCLLLGALIGAWQGFWIAYVGIPSFIVTLAGMLVFRGATQYLLEGQSIAPFPSSFGQVSSGFLPEIGGSSLYHWPTMILGAVVTIAALWQQVRQRRTQSHYGFDVLPVGWFAAKCAAIVVALAAFTLLLASYRGVPVVGIVLVVAFVIYAFVMRSTVFGRQVYAVGGNVAAARLSGVKTKRVTFLVFVNMGLLSALAGLLFAARLNSATPQAGIGMELEAIAAAFIGGASANGGVGTVFGAIIGGFVLGVLNNGMSLIGIGSDVQQVIKGLVLLAAVGFDVYNKKKGGS